Proteins from a genomic interval of Osmia bicornis bicornis chromosome 13, iOsmBic2.1, whole genome shotgun sequence:
- the LOC123988433 gene encoding uncharacterized protein LOC123988433: MGTIPLHPCVTPTPDGTPCPTCGQSEKQEHRPSIRPGEPCFLRPLMRREIYRVNFLNRLELRIRSGVSRTTFSGSESVGKAAVIASRAARKAASVSPKTSLEK, encoded by the exons ATGGGAACAATTCCTCTTCACCCATGCGTAACTCCCACTCCCGATGGGACTCCTTGTCCAACTTGCGGACAAAGTGAAAAACAAGAACATCGTCCCAGTATTCGACCGGGCGAGCCATGTTTTTTAAGGCCGTTAATGCGGCGCGAGATCTATCGCGTAAACTTTTTAAATCGCTTAGAACTGCGGATCCGATCGGGGGTGAGTCGAACAACATTTTCAG GTTCGGAGTCCGTCGGTAAGGCTGCCGTCATAGCGTCGAGGGCGGCAAGGAAAGCTGCTTCCGTATCCCCGAAGACGTCGCTGGAGAAGTAG
- the LOC114882602 gene encoding uncharacterized protein LOC114882602 — protein MQNEKLIEIVRHYTFVYNQEEKNYSDNYKKDAAWKEIGEILNQPANECKKHWNNLRDCYRRSLKRKNDTKSGQAANKVKKWKYEDEMSFLTKYMKERETVTSIQINVSEESNQDVDDTTTIEDNSNFIETPAPSQASHTSTQFRKKKRKRTGTASDSLMNYILNNTKEEKAMDEIDLFFKSTALTVKELTPYNQIIAKTRISSIISELQLQELSNINCHHFSSQSLSSTPTPSPCTIEPLQPTHPQKPNTICTASNFYTNI, from the exons ATGCAGAACGAAAAATTGATAGAAATAGTGAGGCATTATACTTTTGTGTATAAtcaggaagaaaaaaattatagtgACAACTACAAAAAGGATGCTGCCTGGAAGGAGATAGgagaaattttaaatcaaCCAG CTAATGAATGCAAAAAACATTGGAACAATTTACGAGATTGTTATCGCAGAtcattaaaaaggaaaaatgatacaaaaagTGGACAAGCCGCAAATAAGGTAAAGAAGTGGAAATATGAAGACGAAATGTCATTTTTGACAAAGTATATGAAGGAACGAGAAACCGTTACATCAATACAAATCAATGTCAGTGAGGAATCAAACCAAGATGTAGATGACACAACCACAATAGAAGACAATAGCAATTTCATAGAAACACCAGCACCTTCTCAAGCTAGCCATACATCAACACAATtccgcaaaaaaaaaagaaaaagaacggGAACAGCCTCAGACAGTTTaatgaattatattttaaataatactaaagaagaaaaagctaTGGACGAAatagatttatttttcaaaagtaCAGCTTTAACTGTAAAAGAACTAACTCCATACAATCAGATAATTGCCAAAACCCGCATTTCTTCTATAATTAGTGAATTACAATTACAAGAgctttcaaatataaattgcCATCATTTTTCATCACAGTCATTAAGTTCAACACCCACACCATCACCATGTACAATAGAACCATTACAACCAACTCATCCACAaaaaccaaacacgatatgtaCTGCgtcaaatttttatacaaacatttaa
- the LOC123988413 gene encoding uncharacterized protein LOC123988413 produces MTRLIEHVQVTLKLNNCTVYCWTDSTVSLAWINKQPSELKTFTAHRVAEIQNRVPNAIWRHVPSGHNPANCASRGLSMSQLLQHTLWWHGPSWLIQAPNEWPESKPTVPKEAEAEVKINISMLHVQSETEWDLPMRTSSWRKLLRITAYVFRFTSRNKGNRYSDTVITAAEILAARKFWITYVQTRHYRREIAAMLKGESLLKASPLLRLNPFLGEDGTVRVGGRLRNSELPQRFPIILPVHRITELIIADCHENTLHGGTQLMLNVLRQTFWIVNARRLVKGHIHKCVTCVRWRAVTASQQMSDLPAVRVTPSRAFVHCGLDYAGPFSALAYRGRGQRAQKVYIALFVCLATRAIHLELVRDYSTSAFLAAFERFTSRRGLPTNLYSDNGTNFQGANKELMNAFKQVTADTHLRSRLAADYITWHFIPPAAPHFGGIWEAGVKSVKTHLRRMLGDRTPTCEELITLLCRIEACLNSRPLAPLNDDLESCEALTPGHFLVGAALKSVPVPSVLEINENRLSRWQLVQQLTEKFWKAWANDYLHTLQARSKWCSRVPNLKIGDLVLLKSSTLPPAKWELGRVTECHPGKDGLIRVVTVKTAHSQYVRPIARLCKLPISH; encoded by the coding sequence ATGACGCGTTTGATCGAACACGTGCAAGTTACATTAAAACTTAACAATTGCACGGTGTACTGCTGGACCGATTCCACAGTATCACTCGCGTGGATAAATAAGCAACCGAGCGAACTAAAAACATTTACTGCGCATCGGGTCGCAGAAATTCAAAATCGCGTGCCTAACGCTATTTGGCGACACGTACCTTCGGGTCATAATCCCGCTAACTGCGCCTCTCGTGGTCTATCGATGTCACAGCTGCTTCAACATACCCTTTGGTGGCACGGCCCTTCCTGGCTTATACAAGCTCCTAATGAGTGGCCAGAAAGTAAGCCTACAGTCCCGAAGGAAGCTGAAGCAgaagttaaaattaatatcagcATGTTACACGTTCAATCGGAGACGGAATGGGATCTGCCAATGCGCACATCTTCATGGCGAAAACTTTTACGCATCACCGCGTACGTTTTCCGATTTACCTCGCGAAATAAAGGGAATCGCTATTCAGACACGGTTATTACCGCGGCTGAGATCCTCGCGGCACGTAAATTCTGGATCACGTACGTCCAGACTCGGCATTATCGACGGGAAATAGCGGCTATGCTTAAGGGCGAATCCCTGTTAAAAGCTAGTCCGTTACTTCGGCTTAATCCGTTTCTTGGCGAAGATGGTACTGTCCGTGTTGGCGGGCGGTTGCGCAACTCAGAACTTCCGCAACGCTTTCCGATAATATTACCGGTGCATCGAATCACCGAACTCATCATCGCTGATTGTCACGAGAACACGTTACATGGGGGCACGCAGTTAATGTTAAATGTTTTACGGCAAACGTTTTGGATCGTCAACGCGCGACGGCTAGTTAAAGGCCACATTCACAAATGCGTCACGTGCGTGCGTTGGCGGGCGGTCACCGCAAGTCAACAAATGAGCGACTTACCTGCGGTGAGAGTCACTCCATCTCGAGCGTTCGTCCATTGCGGCCTGGATTACGCAGGACCGTTCTCTGCTCTCGCGTATCGTGGACGTGGGCAAAGGGCGCAAAAGGTTTACATCGCTCTTTTTGTTTGTTTGGCGACTCGCGCTATCCACCTCGAATTGGTGCGCGACTACTCCACTTCAGCGTTTCTAGCAGCATTTGAACGCTTCACGTCTCGCCGCGGATTGCCTACGAATTTATATAGCGATAATGGGACTAATTTCCAAGGCGCTaataaagaattaatgaaCGCGTTTAAACAAGTAACGGCAGACACTCACCTTCGTTCGCGTTTAGCTGCCGATTATATCACGTGGCACTTTATTCCGCCGGCAGCTCCTCATTTTGGAGGAATCTGGGAGGCAGGGGTCAAAAGCGTTAAGACCCATCTGCGACGCATGCTCGGCGATCGTACGCCTACTTGCGAGGAACTAATTACGCTCCTCTGCCGCATCGAGGCATGTTTAAATTCACGCCCTTTGGCTCCTTTAAACGATGACCTCGAGTCATGTGAGGCCCTCACTCCAGGTCACTTTCTCGTGGGCGCAGCATTAAAATCTGTTCCGGTGCCATCAGTACTGGAAATTAACGAGAATCGCTTATCGAGATGGCAACTCGTTCAACAGCTCACGGAAAAGTTCTGGAAAGCATGGGCTAACGATTACTTACACACATTACAGGCGCGATCGAAGTGGTGTAGTCGCGTCCCCAACCTCAAAATCGGGGACTTAGTTCTACTCAAGAGCTCGACGCTTCCCCCGGCGAAATGGGAACTAGGTCGGGTGACCGAATGTCATCCTGGTAAAGACGGCCTCATTCGTGTAGTCACCGTAAAGACTGCACATTCGCAATATGTACGTCCGATCGCTAGGTTATGTAAGTTACCGATTAGCCAttaa